A genomic segment from Ptychodera flava strain L36383 chromosome 19, AS_Pfla_20210202, whole genome shotgun sequence encodes:
- the LOC139118096 gene encoding cyclic nucleotide-binding domain-containing protein 2-like — MSVFDDSERTESTPSPTFARGRRGAVKIIISEGVGSAEEDISTNSKRQTSSEPPTQTKGALASEQDENLVKYSSEDKQGPGISSEENAEKEKNELRQRESANENVEQIKENSSLFRNKAKTPFARFRSVAKTVQHNLQWTKPPSKEEESKAFVVQHSEGGEPKTLTFNADAFKANIQSVQDLSEDVKRLLQVQSWNRTDKDVNRLFSIVKRLKCFDKYPSVVKKELSRVLYYETFEEGRVVVQQGQPGMSFYFILSGTVSVEVKEADKVTGESHRQVIGELGPGASFGELALLHNSKRTATIVCKGNCEFLRVDKPDFDMVLRLSHEQGWEKRLAAIKSLDIFKNWSEAEQKAACDRAKLHEYSSNTEKTSGKRTSSPSTKWSAYS, encoded by the exons ATGAGCGTATTTGATGACTCCGAGCGTACTGAGTCGACACCGTCGCCGACGTTCGCGCGCGGCCGCCGGGGCGCGGTGAAAATTATAATAAGTGAAGGAGTGGGGTCAGCGGAGGAAGACATATCGACGAATTCAAAGCGTCAAACTTCAAGTGAACCACCAACTCAAACTAAAGGCGCCCTCGCGAGTGAACAAGATGAAAATCTGGTCAAATACTCATCAGAGGATAAACAAGGCCCGGGAATTTCGTCAGAGGAAAACgcagaaaaagagaaaaatgaatTGCGACAACGGGAAAGCGCTAACGAAAATGTTGAACAG ATCAAAGAAAACTCGTCCCTTTTTCGCAACAAGGCAAAAACCCCGTTCGCCCGCTTTAGAAGTGTAGCGAAAACAGTGCAGCATAATTTACAGTGGACGAAGCCACCCAGCAAAGAGGAAGAGAGCAAAGCCTTTGTTGTGCAACATTCTGAGGGCGGTGAACCAAAGACTCTGACATTCAATGCTGACGCCTTCAAGGCCAACATCCAATCTGTGCAAGACCTCAGCGAAGATGTAAAAAGACTTCTTCAAGTTCAATCATGGAATCGAACAGACAAAGACGTCAATCGCCTTTTTTCAATCGTCAAGCGGTTGAAATGTTTCGACAAATACCCCTCTGTGGTGAAAAAGGAGCTGTCCCGTGTTTTGTACTACGAGACGTTCGAAGAAGGAAGGGTGGTTGTGCAACAGGGTCAACCTGGAAtgtctttttatttcattctgtcTGGAACCGTATCAGTTGAAGTAAAAGAAGCGGACAAAGTCACTG GTGAGAGTCACAGGCAGGTAATCGGTGAACTTGGTCCCGGAGCATCCTTTGGTGAACTGGCGTTGCTGCATAACTCTAAAAGGACGGCCACAATCGTTTGCAAAG gtAACTGTGAATTTCTACGCGTCGACAAACCTGACTTTGATATGGTGTTGAGACTAAGCCATGAACAGGGATGGGAGAAGCGTTTGGCCGCTATTAAAAGTCtggatattttcaaaaactggaGTGAGGCTGAACAGAAAGCAGCATGCGACAGAGCGAAGCTTCATGAATACAGCTCTAATACG GAGAAGACCTCAGGAAAACGCACATCATCGCCATCAACAAAGTGGAGTGCCTACTCATAA